From Besnoitia besnoiti strain Bb-Ger1 chromosome X, whole genome shotgun sequence, one genomic window encodes:
- a CDS encoding SAG-related sequence (encoded by transcript BESB_017950), producing the protein MFFAGASAGKKPSTCEESGKAYKCTCGADDTNTGALAITLSKTRNELQMLCRKNLQGAPASLSQSKVRSTDPAKLTSCLKTSDSESVNFTTLLYGNPQNVKWAPAEASDEEVLKTLNVPEANLPFVDQNFVINEHDWADSHMRLRSSQQPPHQQITITPSHNAFTLTCGDQGEVLPTLHTQTYCIIGEKTDAEAKCSGSYADVLPGYEETWWKAGNSKNSFTLTIPTDKFPKESATIMVGCGKATTSTAERIEPESALSPSVCSVDVTIEGTGSSILSSALPRNLTTVLSAVGASGLTALLVRAI; encoded by the exons ATGTTCTTTGCAGGGGCTTCTGCTGGAAAGAAGCCGTCCACCTGTGAAGAAAGCGGGAAAGCATACAAGTGCACGTGCGGTGCCGACGACACCAACACAGGCGCCTTGGCCATAACTCTCTCTAAAACAAGAAACGAGTTGCAAATGCTATGCAGAAAAAACCTGCAGGGTGCTCCAGCTAGTCTGTCCCAGTCTAAGGTGCGCTCAACTGACCCAGCCAAGCTGACCAGCTGCTTGAAAACGAGTGACTCCGAAAGCGTCAACTTCACTACTCTTCTGTACGGGAATCCACAAAACGTCAAATGGGCTCCAGCAGAagcgagcgacgaagaggtTCTCAAGACTCTGAATGTCCCAGAAGCAAATCTTCCGTTCGTGGACCAAAATTTCGTG ATCAACGAACACGACTGGGCAGACAGTCACATGCGCCTACGGTCAAGTCAGCAACCACCACATCAACAGATCACAATAACGCCCTCACACAACGCCTTCACGCTCACCTGTGGCGACCAAGGAGAAGTCCTTCCCacgctgcacacgcagacCTACTGCATCATCGGCGAAAaaacagacgcagaagcgaagTGCTCGGGCAGCTACGCTGATGTCCTGCCCGGCTACGAAGAGACGTGGTGGAAGGCTGGAAACAGCAAGAACTCGTTTACACTAACAATTCCAACCGACAAGTTTCCGAAGGAGAGTGCGACGATCATGGTGGGCTGCGGGAAGGCCACGACATCGACAGCAGAGCGCATTGAGCCTGAGTCTGCGCTGAGTCCCAGTGTTTGCAGCGTTGACGTGACCATTGAGGGCACCGGATCATCGATTCTAtcgtcggcgctgccgaGAAATCTTACTACAGTGCTGTCAGCAGTCGGAGCAAGCGGGTTAACTGCCTTGTTGGTTCGCGCTATTTGA
- a CDS encoding EF hand domain-containing protein (encoded by transcript BESB_017960), with protein sequence MVLDAAFLDRCRQAFQALDSGHQGALGRVEMRELLETILEKPPSDDIFFRLMAEIEEDCSGQIVDAWTALGGARDKSGELDTKRLIKIVKDDFQMTIDIGQFIDQLDINKDGRIDYKEFAELFK encoded by the exons ATGGTGCTGGACGCCGCCTTCCTGGACAGATGCCGGCAGGCATTCCAGGCTCTAGACTCTGGTCATCAGGGTGCTCTCGGCCGCGTTGAAATGAGGGAGTTGCTGGAAA CGATCTTGGAGAAACCCCCAAGTGACGATATCTTTTTTCGTCTCATGGCGGAGATCGAGGAAGACTGCTCTGGCCAGATAG tAGATGCATGGACCGCGCTCGGAGGTGCCCGCGACAAGTCAGGGGAGCTGGATACGA AGAGACTAATCAAGATTGTCAAAGACGACTTCCAAATGACCATTGATATTGGA CAATTTATTGATCAACTGGATATCAACAAAGATGGCCGCATCGACTACAAG GAATTTGCGGAACTCTTTAAATAA
- a CDS encoding Nicotinate-nucleotide adenylyltransferase (encoded by transcript BESB_017970), with product MLINRSSILMIEYDLDLLLCLFYIRSVFWSSVCYFGGSFDPPTYGHMLSAAGAVDSGAADEVWLSPCGGDPAPLNEFGAPTENSLNHAEVPQNSAGARDVCARENRETGGHVSGEGPDLCGMRPGFTDPPAAEGERPSAGSSHSAFKVRPDKVLKTPAALRLEMTRFAVAHFFGSGEQRRCPVRVLEWEALTAGYTPTFKVLKRLEAEHPDCEFSILIGEDILPNLSKWYNAPGLIAEYAFLILPRSSSAHHMPLLFSSGTCTSEKASAAAQNLRQLADSPARGSTTPQEAPADAPRDSVTSSCLVSAAPPSASAASLDESPQPSSNTVEACQRGEGRECRCLACTSSAAAAAEAKLQADIECALKRLKRADYVDQLCMQRGRPYFPWPASSSYVRQLLSTRRERPTALIHCSALIAPAVCAFIERHGLYAPQ from the exons ATGTTGATCAACAGATCAAGTATTCTGATGATCGAATACGATTTAGATTTGCTCCTTTGCTTATTCTATATCCGAAGCGTGTTTTGGAGCAG CGTTTGCTACTTTGGAGGCAGCTTTGACCCGCCGACGTATGGGCACATGCTGAGCGCTGCTGGGGCGGTGGACTCTGGCGCAGCGGACGAAGTGTGGCTAAGCCCCTGCGGCGGGGACCCTGCGCCGTTGAACGAATTCGGCGCTCCTACAGAAAACTCCCTGAACCATGCGGAAGTCCCGCAGAACTCAGCCGGAGCCAGAGACGTCTGTGCACGCGAAAACCGAGAGACTGGCGGGCACGTGTCAGGGGAGGGCCCGGATCTATGTGGGATGCGTCCAGGGTTTACAGACccgccggccgcagagggcgaacGACCCAGCGCGGGAAGTTCGCATTCCGCATTCAAAGTGAGACCCGACAAGGTCTTAAAAacccccgccgcgctgcgactCGAAATGACGCGCTTCGCGGTTGCTCACTTCTTCGGTTCCGGAGAGCAACGAAGATGCCCCGTCCGG GTCCTCGAGTGGGAGGCGCTGACGGCGGGCTACACTCCGACGTTCAAGGTTCTGAAGAGGCTAGAAGCAGAGCATCCAGACTGCGAGTTTTCTATCCTAATCGGCGAAGATATTCTCCCAAACCTCTCCAAGTG GTACAACGCTCCTGGTTTGATTGCGGAGTACGCGTTTCTGATTCTTCCAAGGAGTTCTTCAGCACATCACATGCCCCTCCTCTTCTCATCGGGTACATGCACGTCTGAGAAGGCTTCAGCGGCCGCGCAAAATTTGCGCCAGCTTGCTGACTCGCCTGCAAGGGGGTCCACGACTCCGCAGGAGGCTCCTGCTGACGCGCCGCGTGACTCTGTAACTTCTTCGTGCCTGGTgagtgcagcgccgccctccgccagcgcagcgtcgcTAGACGAGTCTCCACAGCCCTCGTCAAACACTGTGGAGGCCTGTCAGCGTGGCGAGGGACGGGAATGCCGATGTTTAGCATGCACCAgctcagcggctgccgcagctgagGCGAAGCTCCAAGCCGACATCGAATGCGCGTTGAAGCGACTCAAGCGAGCTGACTACGTCGACCAGCTGTGTATGCAGCGGGGCCGGCCCTATTTCCCGTGGCCTGCCTCTTCAAGCTACGTTAGACAGCTGCTTAGCACGCGACGTGAGCGCCCGACAGCG CTGATTCACTGCAGTGCGCTTATTGCGCCAGCAGTGTGTGCTTTTATCGAGCGCCACGGCCTTTACGCGCCTCAGTGA
- a CDS encoding hypothetical protein (encoded by transcript BESB_017980) — MADLKNLSSEKKLDMSLDELIAQTNASKGPQRRNNSGNAQQSQQQGRKNFHGNNQRQGPYSRSFGSNYRDAVGRDYLLEGSGGGYKSGGAQGPRQGGMNHFVPHVYTVKVKNLPLDVPEKELENLLRRHFGVCGNVVRIIFRQKNPGEAYVGFSESSSCSKALAELQNSKLKGHVLTIEKVRLRSCSPPTLRAPILVEVLMYGIDSVFSTRDPWVLTARRPLHGSADRPSAPAGRRGLRASRRPGWRAPGQRRRPPAFPRRRLRLRGPDLPARRRTLGASGALPPTLAYAPGRGAADPAFSNGATEYYADSRGAVAPVGSPVAYGGGSHGGASLVGKQAQTQAGSTIIISNVPCDLTAQELQDAFSVVGAVLRTELLLNAAGAPTGRVALTFESRHAALEAVRRFDGGDLNAHTIRVFLE; from the exons ATGGCGGACCTGAAGAATCTGTCTTCGGAGAAGAAACTGGATATGAGCTTGGACGAGCTCATCGCACAGACGAATGCGAGCAAGGGTCCACAGAGACGCAACAACTCGGGCAACGCTCAACAGTCGCAACAGCAAGGAAGAAAGAACTTCCACGGAAACAACCAGCGACAGGGCCCGTACTCCCGGTCGTTTGGATCCAACTACAGAGATGCTGTCG GGCGCGACTACCTCTTGGAAGGTTCTGGGGGCGGCTACAAGTCTGGCGGAGCCCAGGGGCCGCGTCAGGGCGGGATGAATCATTTCGTACCGCACGTCTATACAGTAAAAGTGAAGAATCTCCCTCTCGATGTTCCTGAGAAGGAACTGGAGAATCTCCTTCGTCGCCacttcggcgtctgcgggaaTGTCGTTCGCATCATCTTCCGACAGAAAAACCCCGGCGAAGC CTACGTCGGTTTCTCGGAGTCCTCGTCGTGCTCGAAAGCTTTGGCGGAGCTCCAGAACAGTAAACTGAAGGGCCATGTCCTGACCATCGAGAAGGTGAGGCTGCGATCCTGCAGTCCTCCCACCCTGAGGGCCCCGATTCTCGTTGAAGTATTAATGTATGGCATCGACTCTGTGTTCAGTACCCGCGACCCGTGGGTGCTaacggcgcggaggccgctgcaTG GGTCAGCCGACCGGCCCAGCGCCCCCGCGGGCCGGAGGGGACttcgggcgtcgcggcggccagGGTGGCGTGCGCCTGGGCAACGCAGGCGGCCTCCTGCCTTTCCACGGCGGCGCCTACGTCTCCGCGGTCCCGACCtacctgcgcggcggcgcacccTCGGGGCTTCTGGGGCACTGCCCCCAACTCTCGCATACGCTCCGggccgcggggctgcggacCCGGCCTTCAGCAACGGCGCCACCGAGTACTACGCAGATTCCCGAGGTGCCGTCGCCCCTGTAGGGTCTCCCGTCGCCTATGGGGGGGGCTCgcacggcggcgcgtcgctcgtcgGAAAGCAGGCCCAAACGCAG gcCGGCTCAACAATCATCATCTCGAATGTCCCGTGCGACTTGACGGCTCAGGAACTGCAAGACGCGTTTTCGGTTGTCGGCGCAGTTCTGCGGACTGAGCTGCTTCTGAACGCCGCGGGAGCTCCCACCGGGCGAGTGGCCCTGACTTTCGAGAGTCGCCACGCGGCCCTTGAGGCCGTTCGCCGGTTCGATGGCGGCGACCTGAATGCCCACACGATTCGAGTATTTCTCGAGTAA
- a CDS encoding calcium-dependent protein kinase CDPK3 (encoded by transcript BESB_017990), translated as MGCVHSKAKKVKGPGGADGEKHESTTAGGEKGGPNKGMSSPSGTGENSSKTEQAPPAEPKKENAMAMTPGMYITQQKAHLSDRYQRVKKLGSGAYGEVLLCKDKLTGAERAIKIIKKSSVTTTSNSGALLDEVAVLKQLDHPNIMKLYEFFEDKRNYYLVMEAYRGGELFDEIILRQKFSEVDAAVIMKQVLSGTTYLHKHSIVHRDLKPENLLLESKSKDALIKIVDFGLSAHFQVGGKMKERLGTAYYIAPEVLRKKYDEKCDVWSCGVILYILLCGYPPFGGQTDQEILKRVEKGKYSFDPPDWNEVSDEAKQLVKLMLTYEPAKRISAEEALNHPWIVKFSSQKHTDVGKHALTGALGNMKKFQSSQKLAQAAMLFMGSKLTTLEETKELTQIFRELDKNGDGQLDRKELIEGYKKLLQWKGDTVSDLDSAHIEEEVDHILQSVDFDRNGYIEYSEFVTVCMDKQLLLSRERLLAAFQQFDSDGSGKITNEELARLFGVTEVDDETWHQVLQECDKNDDGEVDFEEFVEMMQKICDVKVKN; from the exons ATGGGGTGCGTACACTCGAAAGCAAAGAAGGTTAAGGGTCCCGGAGGAGCCGACGGCGAAAAGCATGAGTCGACGACTGCCGGCGGAGAGAAGGGTGGCCCGAACAAGGGCATGTCTTCGCCCTCAGGCACTGGAGAAAACTCCTCCAAGACggagcaggcgcctccggccGAGCCAAAGAAAGAGAACGCCATGGCCATGACTCCCG GCATGTACATcacgcagcagaaggcgcacTTGTCCGATCGCTATCAGCGCGTGAAGAAGCTGGGCAGTGGCGCGTATGGAGAGGTGCTGCTGTGCAAAGACAAGTTGACCGGTGCGGAGCGGGCCATCAAGATCATCAAGAAGTCCTCCGTGACCACGACAAGCAACAGCGGAGCGCTCCTCGACGAAGTCGCCGTCCTGAAGCAGCTGGATCACCCCAACATCATGAAGCTCTACGAGTTCTTCGAGGACAAACGGAACTACTATCTC GTGATGGAGGCgtaccgcggcggcgagcttTTCGATGAGATCATCCTGCGCCAGAAATTTAGCGAAGTCGATGCCGCCGTCATCATGAAACAGGTACTTTCTGGCACGACCTACCTGCACAAGCACAGCATCGTGCATCGCGATCTGAAGCCCGAGAACCTTCTTCTTGAGTCCAAGAGCAAAGATGCGCTCATCAAGATCGTCGACTTcggtctctctgcgcacTTCCAAGTCGGCGGAAAGATGAAGGAACGCCTCGGAAC GGCGTACTACATCGCCCCAGAAGTTCTGCGCAAGAAGTACGATGAGAAGTGCGACGTGTGGTCCTGCGGTGTCATTCTGTACATCCTGCTGTGTGGCTACCCGCCCTTCGGCGGTCAAACCGACCAGGAGATCCTCAAGAGAGTCGAGAAAGGCAAG TACTCCTTTGACCCGCCTGACTGGAACGAAGTCTCTGACGAAGCGAAGCAGCTCGTCAAGCTGATGCTTACCTACGAGCCCGCGAAGCGCATttctgcggaggaggccctGAACCATCCATGGATTGTTAAGTTCTCGTCTCAGAAGCACACTGACGTCGGCAAGCACGCGCTTACTGGCGCCCTCGGCAACATGAAGAAATTCCA GTCGTCGCAGAAACTCGCCCAGGCAGCGATGCTGTTCATGGGTAGCAAGCTGACGACGTTGGAGGAGACCAAGGAGTTGACTCAGATCTTCCGAGAGCTCGACAAGAACGGCGACGGCCAGCTTGACCGCAAGGAGCTCATTGAAGGCTACAAGAAGCTCTTGCAG TGGAAGGGTGACACCGTCTCGGATCTCGACAGCGCCCACATTGAGGAGGAAGTGGATCACATTCTCCAGTCTGTCGACTTCGACAGGAACGGTTACATTGAGTACTCCG AATTCGTGACGGTGTGCATGGACAAGCAGCTTCTGCTGTCTCGTGAGAGActgctcgccgccttccagcAGTTCGACAGCGACGGCTCGGGCAAAATCACAAACGAGGAGCTTGCCAGA ctcttcGGTGTGACGGAAGTGGACGACGAGACTTGGCATCAGGTCCTGCAGGAGTGTGACAAGaacgacgacggagag GTTGACTTCGAGGAGTTCGTCGAGATGATGCAGAAGATCTGCGACGTGAAAGTGAAGAACTGA
- a CDS encoding DAD family protein (encoded by transcript BESB_018000), which translates to MDAFCACLLFMASLLVMYAALTRTNFPFNAFLSAFISCTGTAVLTVCLRIQVCAHGNKLGNAVLNYEQANFQTD; encoded by the exons ATGGACgctttctgcgcctgcttACTTTTCATGGCTTCTCTGCTTGTCATGTATGCGGCACTCACCCGGACAAACTTCCCCTTCAACGCTTTTCTATCTGCCTTCATCTCCTGCACCGGCACCGCTGTCCTAACAGTTTGCTTGAGGATACAGGTATGCGCACATGGAAACAAGCTTGGCAA TGCAGTTCTCA ATTACGAACAAGCCAATTTTCAAACTGACTGA